TCTCGCCCAGCGGATCCAGTCGTCCCCTTGTGGGGAGCCAGGAGAAAAAGGAGAAACCTGACCATGAACGAAAAACTCGATACCCTCAATCGCCGTTTCGGCATTCCCGGACAAGTGAGCTTCAAGCCCGGCCCCGGCGGCATGGATGCGGTGGAGGTGAGTAACGCTGAGGCCAGCGCCACCATCCTGCTGCAGGGCGCCCATCTCATCGCCTGGACACCCAAAGGCGAAGCGCCGGTGATCTGGACCTCGCCGGAGGCGAAATTCGCTCCCGGCAAGTCGGTGCGCGGCGGGGTCCCGGTGTGCTGGCCGTGGTTCGGTCCCCACGCCACGCGGCCGGATTTCCCCGCCCATGGCTTCGCCCGTACGGTGATGTGGGAGCCCATCGGGGTCAAGGCGCTGCCCGAAGGCACCTGGCTTGCTTTCCGGCTTGTTGCCAATGAAGCCACCCGCGCCATGTGGCCGCATCCCACCGAGCTCGTGCTGCAGATGGTGGTGGGCCGGACCCTAGACATGGACCTCGCCACCTGGAACCGGGGCGATACGCCGGTCACCATCGGCGATGCCCTGCACACCTATTTCGCCGTGGGCGATGTGCGTTTCATCAAGATT
The DNA window shown above is from Burkholderiales bacterium and carries:
- a CDS encoding D-hexose-6-phosphate mutarotase, giving the protein MNEKLDTLNRRFGIPGQVSFKPGPGGMDAVEVSNAEASATILLQGAHLIAWTPKGEAPVIWTSPEAKFAPGKSVRGGVPVCWPWFGPHATRPDFPAHGFARTVMWEPIGVKALPEGTWLAFRLVANEATRAMWPHPTELVLQMVVGRTLDMDLATWNRGDTPVTIGDALHTYFAVGDVRFIKIHGLHMVEYLDKVDGNTRKTQLGPVIIRGEVDRIYLNTPDACVIEDPKLARRIRIVKENSRSTVVWNPWIEKAAKLGDLGPEGHLHMVCVESANAAEDVVTLASGAEHHLWVRYSVEPI